The DNA region TTGACTCGGTTTTCTCCGTGTTCGATCTTTTGGATAGCGGCCTGGATTAATGACGGAAAAATGGGGGAGGACAATAAACCAACACATCTTTCTGCCCTCCATTTTTTTGTCATAAAGGCAAAAAGAGATGCCAACGAATCTCATACAAGATCGCATCGACGTCTGGGTGGTGGAAGACAATGACGATTATCGCCGCGTGTTGTCGGAGGTGATCGACAACGCCGGCGACATGGCCTGCTCCCAGGCGTTTGCCAATTGCGAAGACGCCGTCGCCGCGCTGCAAACCGAAGCGCCGCCGCAAGTGCTGTTGATGGACATCGGTCTGCCCGGGATGAGCGGGATCGAGGGGGTCCCGCTCGTCAAGGCCATCTCGCCGGCGACGGCGATCATCATGCTCACCGTGTACGAGGATGATGACAAGATCTTTCAATCGATCTGCGCCGGCGCATTGGGGTATGTGCTCAAAAAAGCGACGGCCGGGCGCATCATCGAAAGCATCCGTGAGGCGCACGCGGGCGGCGCGCCGATGAGCGCCCCGATCGCCCGCCGCGTGCTCGACATCTTTGCCAAAACCGCCTCACCGCCCGGTGAGTACGGTTTGACCGCCCGCGAAAAAGACATTCTGCAGCACGTCGTCGATGGCCTGTCCCCGAAAATGATCGCCGGCGCGCTGCACCTGAGCCTGCACACCGTCACCACCCACATGAAAAATATCTTTGCCAAGCTGCATGTACATTCGCGCAGCGAGGCGGTGGCGAAGGCGTTGAGGGAGAGGTTGGTGTAAGCCCCCTTCGAACCGAAAGCTTGCCTATATTCGCCCTCACTATGACAAAAATACCATAGTCTTGGTATGGATTCCCTCTGAAAAAGATCTTTTTTTCTACCACGCCGATAAATGACAAAAATTTGGGCATCATTGACAGCACGAGAAACAAATCGCAATCGCGAAGAACCAGGAGCCAGAATTCCATCGTCGCGGATGAAGGGACAAGAAAATTAACCGTTCTCTTATTGCGTTAAGGACAGATTTTTATTTCGGGAGAATTGTCATGCATCGCTTTATTTCATTTTCCGTCTTTCTGATGGCATGCTGGCTGGCAATTGAAGATGCCGGCGCTCAGAACATCATTAATTTTGACAGATACCCCGACGGCAATCCAATCCCAGACGGCACAAACCTGACCAACGAATTCTTGTTCAGTCATGGGGTACGATTCCCCAATGGCTTGCGTATCATCCGCTGTGCTTTTAATTCAAGTAGCAACAACGAATGCGATGATGCCCGCTCAGCACCAAATGTCGTCACGACTCATCCTGCACCACCAGGCGATTTTGATCGCCAGAATTTAGAAATAGAATTCACTACACCACAAAGAGTGGTTTCAATTGCGGTTAATGGACACGCACAAGCTGGACTGTCATTACAATTTATCGTGAGCTTATCTGCTTTTACTTCCGAGAATCGACTGGTTGGGGAACGAATTGTATCCTTTACAAGCTCGTCTACTTGGGACTCCTTTCTACGTATTGAAAGCCAAAGCGAAAATATTTCTCGCGTCGTTATCGGCGGATGGCATAATCACCCAGCACGAGACTACGTAAACTGGCTCTTGTTTGATGAACTCACTTTTGAAGGTGTTTTGGATCCTCCCCTCGACACGACTCCACCAGTGGTATCGATCCGAACACCGGCCAACGGCGCAACCATCACGACAGAACAGGTCACTGTCACCATTCGCGCTACAGACAACGTGCAGTTGCAAACGGTCGACATGCAACTACGCCACGTGCCAACAGGCACAATTGTATGGGACTTTACCGGCGGCAATATCTGCGGGGGCCTCCATGGAAGCGGCTCTTGTCCGGCAACTTTTGTGGAATCGTCAAGCCCATCGCTGCAGGTGGGCCGAGAGGGTGAATATCAAATTACTGCCCGCGCTAGAGACGCTGCCGGCAATCATGCCGCCGAAGTGCGCTCAAATTTCTTTGTGAATCCGCCGCCGCCCTTGCCAAGGGTATTTGTAACCGGGGTGGAGTTTAATCAGGCAGTCCAATGGCGTTTGATTGATCCTATCAGCTACGGATTTGGCTCCCTTTCCCAGAAAATCATACCAGGCAAAGAGTTGGCCGTGCGCTATTATTTACTGGCGCAGGGCGGAACGCGCAGCAATTACACGGCACAGCTTATCTACGATATCGAATACGAAGATGGCCGGCAGGTTAGTAAAAGCATAGCGCCCAATGCCGGCAATACGGCTATCTTCGTCAATGCCGATCCAGGTGTCGACTCGGCGCGGTATCAATTGCAGGTTCAACAACGCGCCAATGCCAATCAAACCCTCAATTTCGTCATTCCTGGTGCGGAGTTGTTCGATGTACGATTTATGCAATTACGTCTGTGGGACTCGCCTGAAAATCTTAGTATCGTACAATTCTTTGGTCTTGGTAGTCCGGCCTGGCTAGGCCTCAATGTCATACGTGTTCGTAGCCGCGAGACCGGCCCGGCACCTGATACGGCAACAGTACGAACAAATATAATCGAATATCTAAAAAGAGCCTTTCCGGTAAGCGAAGTCCGCGTATTGCAGTGGAGAAATTGGGGTTGGGGCGGGCCCTATCTATTTGCAGATGATTGCGAATCAC from Cytophagia bacterium CHB2 includes:
- a CDS encoding fibronectin type III domain-containing protein; amino-acid sequence: MHRFISFSVFLMACWLAIEDAGAQNIINFDRYPDGNPIPDGTNLTNEFLFSHGVRFPNGLRIIRCAFNSSSNNECDDARSAPNVVTTHPAPPGDFDRQNLEIEFTTPQRVVSIAVNGHAQAGLSLQFIVSLSAFTSENRLVGERIVSFTSSSTWDSFLRIESQSENISRVVIGGWHNHPARDYVNWLLFDELTFEGVLDPPLDTTPPVVSIRTPANGATITTEQVTVTIRATDNVQLQTVDMQLRHVPTGTIVWDFTGGNICGGLHGSGSCPATFVESSSPSLQVGREGEYQITARARDAAGNHAAEVRSNFFVNPPPPLPRVFVTGVEFNQAVQWRLIDPISYGFGSLSQKIIPGKELAVRYYLLAQGGTRSNYTAQLIYDIEYEDGRQVSKSIAPNAGNTAIFVNADPGVDSARYQLQVQQRANANQTLNFVIPGAELFDVRFMQLRLWDSPENLSIVQFFGLGSPAWLGLNVIRVRSRETGPAPDTATVRTNIIEYLKRAFPVSEVRVLQWRNWGWGGPYLFADDCESLLFDIWYEFGGDDAPRHFPESGPYWTTVLGVATRLSNCGGMAYVGDPDDDDDRIGGTAITTLVGDIAAQEVAHTMGLIHASNAHGEAVGGDWEPWPYSHGLIGPGITNFGAILQQVLPPGPADAGQWQLVVVDPCPTANFPQRTPNCQLPETQAVHDFMSYGQSTAFLGQLVTGFSNWISERTSDRIFNAIRYRRLSPSQAFIDSLQLASTEVSAQTMQVVNRSPVERIEALMIGGVIDEKGAVNLLPIMRKPLPKSQVLKSKPGPYAIEIFDEKNNLILRKSFNTDHASTTSTMFRVLVPYPETMKTIQIKDLTGQIHETKASPNPPAIKVLSPNGGEVFEKGTYTIKWEGKDVDGDQLSYLVQYSPDNGQRWQGVGLVKFTDTTEVELHVEELIPSNTAIIRVTASDGFNTSEDQSDGV
- a CDS encoding response regulator transcription factor, with amino-acid sequence MPTNLIQDRIDVWVVEDNDDYRRVLSEVIDNAGDMACSQAFANCEDAVAALQTEAPPQVLLMDIGLPGMSGIEGVPLVKAISPATAIIMLTVYEDDDKIFQSICAGALGYVLKKATAGRIIESIREAHAGGAPMSAPIARRVLDIFAKTASPPGEYGLTAREKDILQHVVDGLSPKMIAGALHLSLHTVTTHMKNIFAKLHVHSRSEAVAKALRERLV